The stretch of DNA AGCCCGTTTTCTAGGATGTTGCCGGGCCCCGACGGGCCAGATCGTCTTCAAGCAGGTGCGGACGCGCAACGACGATCCCGGCGACCAAGGCCACGACGGCTGTGCCGAGGAGGAAGTACAACCCCAGATCCCAGCCGCCGGTCTGCTCGTGGAAGATGCCGAAGAGGAGTGGGCCGACGGCGCCCAGGGTATAGCCAATGCTCTGGACGAAGCCGCTGAGCGCCACCGAGCCGGCATGCGTCCGTGTGCGCAGATTGATCAGCACCAGGGCAAGCGGGAAAAGAGAGGTTCCGAGCCCGGCTAGGGCCGACCACAACCAGGTCGCCGTCGTCGGGACGAGGAGCAACCCGAGGTAACCGATCACGAAGCTGAGCGTCGCCAGATAAATCAGCGGGGCGACGCTGCGCAGCCGCACCGCAAGAATCGGGATGATGATCGAGGCCGGAACTCCGACCGCCGCGTAGACCGAAAGCAAGTTGCCCGCCTCACCCGCGCTCGAGCCGGCCACCTGCATGAGCAGTTGAGGCAGCCAGGCGAACATCGCGTAGGCGTTCAGCGACGAGGCGGCGAACAGAACGGCGAGGGCCCAGGCGATCGACGACCCCCAGATTCGGTTGAGGATCGCGGGATCTGCCTCCTCGATGACCGGTGTCGGCCGGCGTCCGGAGCGGTGTCGAACGAGGAGGCTCAGCCAGGGCAGGAGTGCGAGGATCCCCAGAACGAACCAGAGCCCGAGCGAGATCCGCCACCCGGCGGAATCGGCAACCGGCACTGCGATGAGCGGTGGAATCAGGGTGCTGAAAGCCAGCATCGTGGCGTAGAGAGCCGTGACGAGTCCCACGCGGTCGGGAAAATACTTCTTCACCAACGGAGGAAGCAAGACATTGCCGGCACCCATGCCGGCGAAGGCCACGGCGCTGCTAGCAATAAGCCAGCCCACCGAGCCGGAAAACCCGCGGGCAAGATCGCCCACCGTGATCGCGACGAGAGCAACAATAAGAACACTCTCGAGGCTGGCGCGCCGCACGAAGACAGGCGTCATGATGCCGAAGACGGCAAAACAGACGGGCGGCAGCATGCCGAGAATTCCGAGAGCGAGAGCCCCCAACGGGACATCCGCGCTGATCTGCGTCACGATCGGCGAGAGCGCGGTGACGGCGGTGCGCAAGTTTGCCGCCACCAACAGAATCCCCACGAGGGCGAGTGAGCGACCCGCCCACAGTCTGGGGGCAGAAGAGTCAGTCACGAGCCAAGTCTACGGTCGCCTCGTGGGCGATACCGCCACACGCGCCCTGTTTACGTGAGGATGGCGCGCACCCTGTCGACATCGTCAGCGATCTGTCTGATCAGCGGGTCGATGCCGGTGAAGGCGACCATTCCGCGAATACGTTCGACGAATGAGACCTCGACGACGTGCCCGTACAGGTCGATGTCTTCGTCGAGCACATACGCCTCGACTTGCTTGTGCGGAACGCCCTCGAAGGTGGGGTTATTGCCCACCGAGATGGCCGCGGGGTAGCGCACGCCGGCATCCGTCAACCACCCGGCATAGACACCGTCTGCCGGAATCAACCCCTCGGACTCCGTCGAGAGGTTGGCGGTCGGAAAGCCGAGTTCGCGCCCCCGCGCCGCGCCGTGTACGACGACGCCTCGCACGGTCGGCACGTGGCCCAACTGATCCCGCGCCGCGTGCACGTCGCCGTCGGCCAGAAGCCGGCGAATCCCCGTCGACGAGACACGCTGTTCGTTGTCGGGACCGACATCGTCGATCCGGTGGGTTTCGTAACCGTACGTCGCACCGAGGCTCGTCAGCAGCTGACTATCACCCGCTCCCCGCGCGCCAAATCGAAAATCCTTGCCGACCAGCACATGTTTGGCGTGCATGGCGTCGACAAGAATGCGGCTGATGAATTCCTCCGCGGGCAACGACGACAACGCGCTATCGAACTCGAGCACAAGCGTCGCGTCGATGCCGGAAGCCGCCAGCAATTCGAGCTTCTGGTCGAGACTGACAAGAGCAGGAGGGCAGTCCCCCGGTGAGAGCAATGAGAGCGGATGCCGGTCGAACGTGACCACGGCGGTCGCGAGTTCGTCGCGCTCGGCGAGTAATTTCATCTCCGCGATGATGGCTCGGTGACCGGCGTGTACGCCGTCGAACTTGCCGATGCTCACAGCGGATGCCGGCCAGTCGAGGGGAACCTCGCCGAGGCCATTGAGGCGCTTCATAGCTGCGATCCGCCCCCGAGCACCGCGTCGCTTGATGCAGGAGGGCGGTGTCGGGACAGCCACCACATGCCCAGGATCGGAAGAACGAGCGGAATGAAGAGATAGCCACGGCCGTACACCGACCACACGGTGTCGTGCGGGAACAGTGCCGGGTCGATCAGACTCAGCGTGCCGATCACGAGCACCCCGAGCAATTCAAAACTGATCGTCACCCAGGCGATGCGATACCAGACCGGCCCACGGGCGATCAGCGCGATCGTCGCCACGATGTAGACCACGGCGGCGAGTGCCGACAGCGAATAGGCCGCCGGGGCATCATCGAACTTGCCGACGATTTGCACGAAGGAACGGCCTGTCGCCGCCAGCGCGAGAATGCCGTAAACAACGATCAAGAGCCGACCGATCCCGGTCACACGGGTGCGCGCAGCGGCTTCGGTGTCGGACGAGGACTGGGTTTTCTGTTCAACCATGGCTCGGCAATTATCGCAGTATCCGCATGTGGTTTGCTGCCGAATCAGGCGGGCAGCGCCGTCCAGATTTGCAGCATTCGGTAAACCATGACGGCGACCGAGAGGCAGACGACCCCGAGAATGACGGTGCTCCACCGGCTGCGCTCGATCAACGCCCAGGCCGCACCGGCGAGGGGAAGCAGGATGGCACTGACCAAATAGGTGTAAAACTCGAGCATGCTTCCGGTCGCCGCGTTGCCAATCATCGGCGCGACGATCGAGACGACGAGTTGCGCAATCAGCAGCAGTTCGACCAGGGCGACGGCCCCGAGCGTGAGATCGCTGGGCGTACGACCCACCAGGCCGAGCGTGAGGCAGAGCACCCCTGATGCGAGCGCTACCGCGAGCTGCAGCCCGGTGAACCACTCGATCATGCGGCACCTCCCGGCGTCTGAGATGCCGCTTCGACGTCGTCCGGCGGAAAATTGACCAGGGTCTTCCCCTGCGTGCCCCGGCGACCGACCAGCCCGACGAGCCGACCATCCGGAGCGATCGCGGCGATCGGGGCATCCGTCGCCACCTCGCTCACGCTGGTGCCGGCAAGCTCGATGCGCTTCCCGTGACCCAGGTCGATGGTCTGCTGCGCCGTGAGGTCGAGCCGCGGGAACAGCAGGGTTGCGGCAGCGGCCGGCGTGATCAGGGAGCCGACGGCGTCGAGCTCATCGAGGGTCTGTGCCGCGTCGACGCCGAACGGTCCGATGCGCGTGCGGCGCAGGCTGGTCAGATGGCCGCCGACTTCAAGGGCCGAACCGAGATCACGAGCGAGGGCACGAATGTATGTGCCGGTCGAGCAGACGACCCGCACCTCGAGATCGAGAAACCCGTCGGCAGGGGTCGCCGAGAGCAGCTCGAACTCACTCACCGTCACCGGGCGGGGGGGCAGCGCGACCTCTTCGCCCGCGCGCACGAGAGCATACGCTCGCTTGCCGTCGACCTTGATGGCGCTGACCGAGCTGGGAGATTGTTCGATGTCCCCGGTGAGATCACGGATGCCGGCCGCGATCGCGTCTGGGCTGAGCGTCGCGACAACCCCGGGCGAGGCGAGCGAGATCTGCTCGCCCTCTTTGTCGTCGGTGGTCGTTGCCGCACCGAGACGAATCGTGGCGAAGTACTCCTTGTCGAGACCGACGACCCAGGTGAGCAAACGGGTCGAGCTGTTCACCCCGAGAATAAGCAGGCCGGTGGCCATCGGGTCGAGCGTGCCGGCGTGACCGACCTTGCGGGTGCCGGCCAGGCGACGGGTGCGGGCGACGGCGTCGTGGCTGGTCCAGCCCGGCGTCTTATCGACCAGAAGCAGGCCAGATGCCGCGCTCACGCGGTTTCCTCGGACCAGTGGGCGGCCGAAGCGCCCAAGACAAGGTCAAGCTTGGTGCGGAATGTACAGTCCATGAGTTCGCGTGCAGCCTCATCGTTGTCATAGGCGTCGGGCAGACGCAGAGCGAGCAGGGTATTGAAAAGCATGCCATCGGCTAGGAACTCCCGAACCTGATCAGGTTCGAACCCCGCCTCGTCGCGCAGCAACCGGTAGATGTCGAGAAATCCCGTACGGGCCGCCGCTCCGATCGCCGGGTCGTGACCGGTGAGGAAGCCGTGCATCAGCGAGAGCAGGATGCCGCGGTCTTCAATCAGGTCGATGTACGCGCGGCCGAGACGGGCACTCAGAAGGTCGGTGTAAGCCGGATCGGTGTCAGCCGGATCGGCGGCTTGAGGGTCGGTCTTCGCGATCTCCCCCCGAAAAACCGTCATCAGTCGACTGAGCGAGCGCTCGATCACCTCGATGAAAAGATTCTCTTTCGTGCCGAACATACGCACCACGTACGGTTGGCTGATGCCGGCCGCCTGCGCCACCTGATCGGTCGTGGCGCCGGCATAGCCACGCGCGCCAAACACCTGGCTGGCTGCCGCCAAAATCTGCTCGCGGCGTTCCGCGGCGGGGATGCGTTCAGCACTGGGATTCTGTGCAGAAAATGACTCGCTCACGCTTGACATGTTATCAGTCGATAACTACCGTGGCATCATGTAATCAGCCGATTACTTCCCCGTCGAAGGGCTCCTCGTGAACGTCGTCGCCGCGCGCCGCATTCCGATCTGGCTGGCCATCACCGCGGCATCCGTGCCCATGTTCATGGCCACGCTCGATAATCTGGTTGTCACCAGCGCGCTGCCCGTGATCGCGCGCGACCTGACCGCCTCGATCGAAGAACTGCAGTGGGTGATCAACGCCTACGCGTTGGCGTTCGCGACGTTTATGCTCATGGCGGTCGCGTTGGGCGACAGGCTCGGCCGACGCACGGTGTTCCTCGTCGGCATCGGCGTGTTCACGCTGGCCTCGGCCGCGGCGGCCCTGAGCGACACCCCCACGCTGCTCATTGCCGCCCGCGCCGTGCAGGGTGTCGGCGCCGCGGCCCTGATGCCGCTCTCGCTGACTCTGCTGGCCGGTTCGGTGCCGCTCCGGTTGCGTCCGGCGGCAATCGGAATCTGGGGCGGCGTCTCGGGCCTCGGTGTGGCCCTCGGCCCACTGATCGGCGGGGCCGTGGTGCAGGGCTGGAACTGGCAGGCGATCTTCTGGCTCAACGTTCCCATCGGCATCCTGGCCGTTCCTCTGGTGCTGTTCGCTCTGCCGAACAGCTTCGGCGAGCGGGTGCGCGCCGACATGCTCGGCCTCGTGCTTGCCGGACTGGGCGTGTTCGGTCTCGTCTTCGGAATCGTGCGCGGCAATGACGCCGGCTGGGACAGTGCCGAGGTGCTCGGTGCCCTGATCGGCGGAGGCAGCCTGCTCGTCGTGTTCGTCTTCTGGGAGACCCGAGCTCCTGCCCCGCTGTTGCCGTTGCGACTGTTTCGCGATCGCAGCTTCACCGTGTCGAATATCGTGGGCATCACGTTCAGCTTCGGTATCTTCGGTGCGGTCTTCATCTTGATCCAGTTTCTGCAAATCGTGCAGGGGTACACCCCGCTCGAAGCCGGCCTGCTGACGATGCCGTGGACCCTCGCTCCCATGATCGTCGCGCCGCTCACTGGTCTGTTCAGTTCTCGGACCGGCACCCGCGTGCCGATCGTGGTCGGGCTGGTGCTTTTAACGATGTCGATGGGTTGGCTCGCCGTGGTGATGTCGGCGACCGTGCCCTACCGCGAGATCGTGCCGGCCTTCGTGTTGGCTGGAATCGGGATGGGCCTGGTCTTCGCGCCGATCTCGACCGCGGTGCTCGCGAACATGGTACCGGCCGACCACGCGAAGGCCTCGGGCACCAATTCGACGCTGCGTGAGATCGGTGTGGCGCTCGGCGTCGCAGTGCTCACCGCTGTGTTCGCCGGCGCAGGTGGGCAACTCACACCGACGGGTTATGTGGGCGCGGCAATTCCAGCGATTTGGACCGCCGCCGGTGTTTTGGCCGCTGCCGCCGTGATCGCGCTCGCGATGCCATCGAAAAAGCAGGCGGCCGCGGCGGCTGCGGCCATCCGTGCCGAGAACCCCTCCGTAACAGAGCACGAAACGGATCTATCGGCCCGGGCGCCGGCACCGCGCATGTCCAGCGCCTCCTAGGCTGGAGCAATGCGCATTGCAGTGATCGGAGCCGGGGCACTCGGTGGCACCTTTGCCACACTCTTGACCCGCGCGGGCCATGAGGTTACCGTCACCGCGCGGGGCGCGGGCCTCGCCGCGATCCGGGCCGACGGGATCCGTCTTCGCGGCGGATTCGGCGAGGCACACGCCCGGCCAGCCGTGCTCGAACGGCTCGTCGAACGTCCCGAACTCACCCTGGTCTGTACAAAGGCGCAGGATGCCGAGGCCGCGATCGGCGAGAACGCCGTCATGATCAACGGTTCCCCCGTGATCGTCGTGCAGAACGGGCTCGACGGCGTGCAGACCGCGAAGCGACTCCTGCCCCACTCCGAGTGTTTCGGTGCGTTGTCGATCATCGCCGCGAACTACACCGAACCGGGACAGGTGACGGTGACGACCGCGGCACCCACCTACCTCGGCCGCGGCGACGGGCCGATCGATCAGGAAACCCGCCGGTGGCAACGCGTGCTCAATGAGGCGGTGCCGACCCGTGCGATCGAGAACTTCATCGGCGCCCAGTGGACCAAGCTCATCGTCAATATGCTGAACGCCCTGCCCGCCATCACCGGTTTGAGCGTGCAGCAGGTCATTGCCCACCCGGGTCTTCGTCGCGTGATGACGGCGAGCATGCGGGAAGCCGTGCGGGTGGGTGCCGGGCGCAACGTGCGCTTTGGTGCCTTGCAGTCACTCAGCAACCGCAGTCTGCGCGTGTTCGCCCGGCTTCCGCTGTGGGCCGGACAGATCCTGCCGCTCCGCATGCGCCGTCGCATGGGAGCGGTTCCGAACCGGGGCTCCACGCTTCAGAGCATCACCCGGGGCCAGCGAACCGAGATTGACTTTCTGAATGGGGCGATCGTACGTGAGGCCACAGCGGCAGGCCTGCCAGCTCCGATCAACACGCTACTCACCGCGCTCGTGCACGAGGTCGAGCGCTCGGGGGCGTTTCTCACGCCCGCTGCCGTGCTGACGCGCGCCGACGTCCTGCTGCACGCCGAATAAGCCGACAGAAATCGTGCGATCGCTGGCCATCGCCCTAACAGCTGTCGAGCAACAGTCGTCGGGGGTGTGCCGGATTCGAGTTGTCGACCACGGCCGACGCGATCTGGCGCGGGTTCACCTCGGCTTCGTAGAGGCGGTCGGCCGCTGACTGCGGCGCCCCGTCAAGAACAATGCTGTACGACCAGAGGCCGTTCAATTCGCGCCGGTTGATGAAGTCTCCGTCGACGATCAGAATGGCGTCAATCGGGGCTGTCTGCCAGGTCGGCTGAATCCAGGTGTCACGATCCGGGTCCCAGTGCTGCGTGACAAACCCTGTCGCCACCCCCATCTTGAACGGGTCGATCAGAACTCGACGCAGCGTGGCATAGTCATAGCGATGGCGGTAGTCCCGATCGGGCGTGACGGGGCCGAACGCCTCCTGCGCGAACCGCGAGCGATGGAAGTATCTCAGCGATGCCCGAAACACCGGATGCTCGCGCTCATCGAACACCTCCGCCAGGTCCTCGGCGAACGCGATTCGACCAGAACCTGTCGGGCCTCCCACCGCGACGATCTGCCGCCCGAGCCCATAGTTGTGCAAAATCTCGGTGGCCAAGCCACGAAGGAACTCTATGCGGGGTGTGGAGACAAGCCTCATGAATCGAGCCTAGGTTAGAAGTGATGAAAGACACTCGCCCTGTGCCCACTCTCGCGCCACCGATCAACGCCTGGTTCCATGCGAATGCCCGGGATCTCCCGTGGCGTCGCGACGGTTTCTCGGCCTGGGGCACCCTGGTCAGCGAGTTCATGCTGCAGCAGACTCCCGTGAACCGGGTGATCCCCAAGCTCGAAGCCTGGCTCGAACGCTGGCCGACACCGGCCGCCCTCGCCTCGGTTCCCGCCAGTGAGGCCGTGCGCGCCTGGGCCACTCTTGGCTACCCCCGCCGGGCTTTGTGGCTGCATGCGGCAGCTGTTCAGATCGACGAGCGGCACGGCGGGGAGGTGCCCGACGACGTCGACGAGTTGCTCGCGCTGACGGGTGTCGGTGATTACACCGCGCGTGCCGTCGCCGCCTTTGCCTATGGCCACCGGCATCCGGTCGTGGACACGAACACTCGCCGAGTGATCGCCCGGGCCGTGGCGGGTCAGGCAGAACCGGCTCCGCCCAGCCGCACCCGTGACCTCGAAGCGATGGAGGCGCTGCTGCCCGACGACCGTGGCGAGGCTGCGGCCTTCAACGCCGCAATCATGGAACTGGGGGCGGTCGTCTGCGCGGCGAAATCGCCGCGCTGCGACGTATGCCCGATTCGGAATGTGTGTGCCTGGCGTGCCGCCGGCTACCCGGCCTACGATGGGCCGCGCAAGGCCATGCAGAAGAAGTATGAGGGAAGCGACCGGCAGGTGCGCGGCCTGATCATGGCCGAACTGCGCTCCACTCACCGCCCCGTCACCGACGCGGAAGTCGTCTCACTCTGGTCGGATGCCGCCCAGCGTGACCGTGCCCTGGCCGGTCTGCTCGCCGACGGCCTCGCCGTCCCCGCACCCAGCGGAGGTTACCTGCTGCCCGGCTGAGCGAAACCGTGATCGTCGCTGTCGATCGCGTGCCTATTCCGGACGTTTCTGCTTGGCCGGTTCAGCCGGCTCGTTCGGTCCATTCCAAATCGTCACAATCCCCCAGGCCACCGCCGCAATCGGCACCGACAACACCGCGCCGACGATACCGCCGACAACGGTTCCAATCGTCAAGGCGAGCAGAATCACCAGCGCGTGAAGCTTGAGTGAACGAGCCATCACCACCGGTTGTAAGAAGTTCCCCTCCAACTGATTGACCGCGACGACCACGATGATCACGATCAGCGCAACGCCCGGGCCGTTAGCCACGAGGGCGACCAACGCAGCCAAGA from Leifsonia psychrotolerans encodes:
- a CDS encoding MFS transporter, with protein sequence MTDSSAPRLWAGRSLALVGILLVAANLRTAVTALSPIVTQISADVPLGALALGILGMLPPVCFAVFGIMTPVFVRRASLESVLIVALVAITVGDLARGFSGSVGWLIASSAVAFAGMGAGNVLLPPLVKKYFPDRVGLVTALYATMLAFSTLIPPLIAVPVADSAGWRISLGLWFVLGILALLPWLSLLVRHRSGRRPTPVIEEADPAILNRIWGSSIAWALAVLFAASSLNAYAMFAWLPQLLMQVAGSSAGEAGNLLSVYAAVGVPASIIIPILAVRLRSVAPLIYLATLSFVIGYLGLLLVPTTATWLWSALAGLGTSLFPLALVLINLRTRTHAGSVALSGFVQSIGYTLGAVGPLLFGIFHEQTGGWDLGLYFLLGTAVVALVAGIVVARPHLLEDDLARRGPATS
- a CDS encoding bifunctional riboflavin kinase/FAD synthetase; its protein translation is MKRLNGLGEVPLDWPASAVSIGKFDGVHAGHRAIIAEMKLLAERDELATAVVTFDRHPLSLLSPGDCPPALVSLDQKLELLAASGIDATLVLEFDSALSSLPAEEFISRILVDAMHAKHVLVGKDFRFGARGAGDSQLLTSLGATYGYETHRIDDVGPDNEQRVSSTGIRRLLADGDVHAARDQLGHVPTVRGVVVHGAARGRELGFPTANLSTESEGLIPADGVYAGWLTDAGVRYPAAISVGNNPTFEGVPHKQVEAYVLDEDIDLYGHVVEVSFVERIRGMVAFTGIDPLIRQIADDVDRVRAILT
- the truB gene encoding tRNA pseudouridine(55) synthase TruB, whose amino-acid sequence is MSAASGLLLVDKTPGWTSHDAVARTRRLAGTRKVGHAGTLDPMATGLLILGVNSSTRLLTWVVGLDKEYFATIRLGAATTTDDKEGEQISLASPGVVATLSPDAIAAGIRDLTGDIEQSPSSVSAIKVDGKRAYALVRAGEEVALPPRPVTVSEFELLSATPADGFLDLEVRVVCSTGTYIRALARDLGSALEVGGHLTSLRRTRIGPFGVDAAQTLDELDAVGSLITPAAAATLLFPRLDLTAQQTIDLGHGKRIELAGTSVSEVATDAPIAAIAPDGRLVGLVGRRGTQGKTLVNFPPDDVEAASQTPGGAA
- a CDS encoding TetR/AcrR family transcriptional regulator yields the protein MSSVSESFSAQNPSAERIPAAERREQILAAASQVFGARGYAGATTDQVAQAAGISQPYVVRMFGTKENLFIEVIERSLSRLMTVFRGEIAKTDPQAADPADTDPAYTDLLSARLGRAYIDLIEDRGILLSLMHGFLTGHDPAIGAAARTGFLDIYRLLRDEAGFEPDQVREFLADGMLFNTLLALRLPDAYDNDEAARELMDCTFRTKLDLVLGASAAHWSEETA
- a CDS encoding DHA2 family efflux MFS transporter permease subunit, with product MNVVAARRIPIWLAITAASVPMFMATLDNLVVTSALPVIARDLTASIEELQWVINAYALAFATFMLMAVALGDRLGRRTVFLVGIGVFTLASAAAALSDTPTLLIAARAVQGVGAAALMPLSLTLLAGSVPLRLRPAAIGIWGGVSGLGVALGPLIGGAVVQGWNWQAIFWLNVPIGILAVPLVLFALPNSFGERVRADMLGLVLAGLGVFGLVFGIVRGNDAGWDSAEVLGALIGGGSLLVVFVFWETRAPAPLLPLRLFRDRSFTVSNIVGITFSFGIFGAVFILIQFLQIVQGYTPLEAGLLTMPWTLAPMIVAPLTGLFSSRTGTRVPIVVGLVLLTMSMGWLAVVMSATVPYREIVPAFVLAGIGMGLVFAPISTAVLANMVPADHAKASGTNSTLREIGVALGVAVLTAVFAGAGGQLTPTGYVGAAIPAIWTAAGVLAAAAVIALAMPSKKQAAAAAAAIRAENPSVTEHETDLSARAPAPRMSSAS
- a CDS encoding ketopantoate reductase family protein; its protein translation is MRIAVIGAGALGGTFATLLTRAGHEVTVTARGAGLAAIRADGIRLRGGFGEAHARPAVLERLVERPELTLVCTKAQDAEAAIGENAVMINGSPVIVVQNGLDGVQTAKRLLPHSECFGALSIIAANYTEPGQVTVTTAAPTYLGRGDGPIDQETRRWQRVLNEAVPTRAIENFIGAQWTKLIVNMLNALPAITGLSVQQVIAHPGLRRVMTASMREAVRVGAGRNVRFGALQSLSNRSLRVFARLPLWAGQILPLRMRRRMGAVPNRGSTLQSITRGQRTEIDFLNGAIVREATAAGLPAPINTLLTALVHEVERSGAFLTPAAVLTRADVLLHAE
- a CDS encoding uridine kinase — protein: MRLVSTPRIEFLRGLATEILHNYGLGRQIVAVGGPTGSGRIAFAEDLAEVFDEREHPVFRASLRYFHRSRFAQEAFGPVTPDRDYRHRYDYATLRRVLIDPFKMGVATGFVTQHWDPDRDTWIQPTWQTAPIDAILIVDGDFINRRELNGLWSYSIVLDGAPQSAADRLYEAEVNPRQIASAVVDNSNPAHPRRLLLDSC
- a CDS encoding A/G-specific adenine glycosylase, whose amino-acid sequence is MKDTRPVPTLAPPINAWFHANARDLPWRRDGFSAWGTLVSEFMLQQTPVNRVIPKLEAWLERWPTPAALASVPASEAVRAWATLGYPRRALWLHAAAVQIDERHGGEVPDDVDELLALTGVGDYTARAVAAFAYGHRHPVVDTNTRRVIARAVAGQAEPAPPSRTRDLEAMEALLPDDRGEAAAFNAAIMELGAVVCAAKSPRCDVCPIRNVCAWRAAGYPAYDGPRKAMQKKYEGSDRQVRGLIMAELRSTHRPVTDAEVVSLWSDAAQRDRALAGLLADGLAVPAPSGGYLLPG